Proteins co-encoded in one Raphanus sativus cultivar WK10039 unplaced genomic scaffold, ASM80110v3 Scaffold1925, whole genome shotgun sequence genomic window:
- the LOC130504987 gene encoding zinc finger CCCH domain-containing protein 36-like yields the protein MDTRKRGRPEAAGSFNSNGGGGGFKKSKQEMESYSTGLGSKSKPCTKFFSTSGCPFGDNCHFLHYVPGGYNAVAQLTNMAPMPQASRNMQGSGGVGGGGRFSGRGGGESGPGHVSSFGASATAKISVDASLAGAIIGKGGVSSKQICRQTGAKLSIQDHERDPNLKNIELEGTFEQINEASAMVRELIGRLNSAASRRPPGGGGGGLGGGVGSEGKPHPGSNFKTKMCERFAKGNCTFGDRCHFAHGEAELRRSGIA from the exons ATGGATACTCGTAAGAGAGGACGGCCTGAAGCTGCTGGTTCGTTCAACTCCAATGGCGGCGGCGGAGGATTCAAGAAGTCTAAGCAAG AGATGGAATCATATTCAACTGGTTTAGGAAGCAAATCCAAGCCTTGCACTAAATTTTTCAG CACTTCTGGCTGTCCTTTTGGAGATAACTGCCACTTCTTGCATTATGTTCCGGGAGGATACAATGCTGTAGCACAGCTGACAAACATGGCGCCCATGCCTCAAGCTTCCAGAAACATGCAAGGATCTGGTGGTGTTGGAGGAGGAGGGAGATTCTcagggagaggaggaggagagtctGGTCCTGGACACGTGTCTAGCTTTGGTGCCTCAGCCACTGCGAAGATCAGCGTGGATGCTTCGCTTGCCGGCGCCATCATTGGTAAAGGAGGAGTCAGTTCGAAACAGATATGTCGTCAGACAGGTGCGAAGCTGTCGATTCAAGACCACGAGAGAGACCCTAACCTGAAGAACATTGAGCTCGAAGGGACGTTCGAGCAGATAAACGAAGCTAGCGCGATGGTTAGGGAGCTGATTGGGAGGCTTAACTCTGCAGCTAGTAGGAGACCacctggtggtggtggtggtggactTGGAGGTGGGGTTGGTTCTGAAGGGAAACCGCATCCAGGGAGCAACTTCAAGACGAAGATGTGTGAGAGATTCGCGAAAGGAAACTGTACGTTTGGTGATAGATGTCACTTTGCACACGGGGAAGCAGAGCTGCGCAGGTCAGGAATTGCCTAG